The following DNA comes from Xiphophorus hellerii strain 12219 chromosome 5, Xiphophorus_hellerii-4.1, whole genome shotgun sequence.
GTTTGGGTATCCTAGACAGCCCATGTAAATAGAATTCCCAAAGAATGTCTTCAGTTCATCAGGAGTGGTATTTAATGTTGCTCCAGACACAAGGACTTCACGCTGATTTGTGCACAGGGCCATCACTTCAAACACAGAGTCATCAATGTACTGCTTAAAATAATCCATTGGGGTCTAGTTTTGGCGTGTCATGGCATCATTGCTCTGAATGATGGGAGAATCACTGTGTTGGAATTggaatcttaaaaaaaaacaataaaggaaaataaaacaaaattagaatGAGTCTCAATTTTTAGAGAATAAATACGTTTTTTTAGAATACAAACTCAAGGTGTACTTCGTATTCTGGCTCCACAGAGGACGCCTACTGGACTGAGATGTGGACTGTCTTGCTTCATCTGACTCTGCATCTGCTTGCCCTGCCTGAATTTCATCCTCAGAGCTCTCTGAATCAACTTCCTCTGCTTCTGCCTGAAACATTGCATCTTCACCTTCTTCATCAGACAACTCAATATCTGAGTCTCCATCAATAATCCGCAGTAAAATTCTCTCTGCATCTGAGAACGACTCCCTTTCTTGTCATTTaaagaaatcaacaaaaaaaaccaaaaaaacagaggaaataacTACAAATGTCCACTACAGAGGacaatttttcaacttttaaatactacaataaaatacagtcaAAATACTTCATAGAATGTTTTAATATGTTGCTAAGAGACTTATTTAGAATATGCCAACaacatttttaaccaaaatttgCACAATAAGAAGTATTATGGacttactttttttcttcccataaAATGTGCTTGTACAGACGGACGCCATTTTCTGAGTGAGGAAAAGTAAGGTTCAAAAGCCCCACTCCTTCACATTTGGTATCATTGAAAAGCCCTAAATGTCCTCTGTAGATAGCAAAAGGAATTAATTCAGCAGTATGCAGTGGGTGGGAGATATTCAAGTTTACAAATGTCCTCTACAGAGGACAAATTTGAACTACTGGTATGGACACTTTCTGTAGAAACGAAACTTAACTTTAGCTCATCGTCTGACCACTAGAAGGACCTTAGTGACGTAACACATCAGCAGACCAGGAGGCGGACTTTAGGATATAAGCAATGTGTCTTCCATGTTTGAGCAGATGCTGTATAGATTCGGGTCTTTACACTTGACATCCACATAAGCCTGTAAGGGTAAGCGTCTCTTTCTTTTTAGcgctaaaaagaataaaataagtaaagtctGATTATTTGTGTCGACTGAATTTCCTGCATGTGTGGTCACATGGTTCCGGTCCATCAGTAAACTCAGTCCACAACAGCACATTATCTGATAAAAGTACCATGTTTATGAAAGATAATTGTTACGTTTgaataatataattttattgtaatgtaGTGTGTGTAGTGTGTAGTTGTGTTTAAAAGCTTGACAATAATACGCTTCTGTACTACACCGCCTGGTTTGataggtttttatttgtctgagtCAATCTGTAGTCTAAGGAGAAATTAATGTTCTGTGCACTACGTCCTGCATTGATCAAAAAGGGCAGAATAAGTTTGTGCAAAAGGAAGTAAAATtagtcaataaataaatgacactcTGACACAATAATTAAGCTAGCGAGTgatatcttttttaaaaaagaaaacgccCGTCTAATCGGGCGTGGTTCTTGGGAAACTTTTTCCTTTGGGTGCGTCTCCCTCCTCTGCAAACAACTGACGTTGAGTGTGAAAGCACAAATAGACgtgaaacagaaactaaaaccAACTGCAGTATGTCAGAATGAAAGCGAAACGTGAAAGGAAAAAGGTTATAAAAGCCTGTCCTGCATCCAGCACGTTCCTAGTCCACTCCTGACTGCTGAACAGGGAGCAGATCTTCCACTTCAGCTTAAAGTGAACTTCAGCAAGAGAAACTGCAACGATGAGTGAGTATTTTATTGGTTATATGATGCATGATGTCTGGTCAAATGCTGATGTCAGACTTAAAAgtaagagactttttttttttggccttaAATCTAAAGTGTTTCATTAAGTAGGCAAAAACCAAGTATCATTTCAGACAGTGTAGCTGGAGATGTGGTTAAAGAAAGcatttgattttatgtaaagatTTGTCTATTTCATGCACTTTATGTAAATGCTGATATGTTTACAGGTTATGGAGACATCAACAGAGTTGAAGCTTCAGGTGCTTCTGAGAAGACCTCTCAGCAGGACAGACTGGGTTATTTTGGTAAATACTAAAGATAAGCATAtgactgaactgaaaatgttgaTCTATTGTgctgaaaaagaacaaacttGTGAAATTGTAACTTCTCCAAACAGGTGTGAGGGCATCAGAAACCATGGCCCAAACGGATTCTGGAAGAATGAATAAGTACAAATCAAAAATCAACAGAGTGGGAAGTCAGTCTGGTATCGATCCCGCCCTTATTGCTGCCATCATCTCCAGAGAGTCCAGAGCTGGAAACGTCCTGCATGACGGTTGGGGGGATCACGGTAACGCCTGGGGACTCATGCAGGTCAACAAATACTATTTAGGTCTAACGTGCAAAATCTTGGCAATTGACTCCAAAAGAAAGATTTACAACTATTTCAATTTCCAAAAACATGTAGGTGGATATTAGACATCACCATAAGGAAGGAGACTGGGACAGCGAGGAGCATCTCCGCCAAGCTACAGGGATCCTTGTTCATTTCATCAAAAGGATTCAGAACAAGTTCCCGAACTGGAGCaaagagcagcagctgaaaggTTTGTTTCTCACAATAGCCTCTTTGAGAAAATACTCTTGAGCAATTGTCTGAAAAGTCTTCCAACTGCCTTTCTTTCACTTGTGAGAAAACTCAAGATTGGGGTGAATTGAAACTTTGGTAATTATATATCGATGTTATGCAATACCAGGTTCAACGTCCTCTTCCCTCTTACATAAATTATTCTACTTCATATCTACAAATCCGCTCTGTTGAAACATGAACATTTGAGGCTGTGGCTCACCTCTCTGACTGAACATTTTACTATTGCATTGCACATTTTGAGAGGCTTACCGCCGCTCTATAGCTAATAAagcgccccctgctgttcaGCATTCAAATTGACTCTGTGTAGCATTCATTGGCAAGTTCACATCTTTGCTgttcaaatgaataaatagtttaaatattaCATGTGCCATTGTTGATCACTTTACTCtggtatatattttttcttcagcaggctGTAGGATAAGTTGGtgaactaataaaaaaatatttaaaaagcacattgGCATTCTGGTTGTTATAGTTTGATCATTATGACTTTTCTCTTCTCTGCAGGGGGAATAGCGGCCTACAACATGGGGGATGGTAATGTCCATTCGTATGAAAATGTGGATGAAAAAACGACTGGCAAAGATTACTCCAATGATGTTGTTGCCAGAGCCAAGTGGTACAAAAGAAACGGCTTCTAAAGTCTGCGGCTGATAAGCCAGAGTGTATTCagcgaaaaagaaaaaaatactttcatgcATGCAACCGTTTTAGATTACTATATGTTTGATCTACTGTATGTCTCCACAGTGAAATAAATACCTTCAATAAAATTCAATCCATTTGTTGAATACACAGATTACACAGTTATCTGTgtattgaatatatttttatttagtcgGAGCTAAAGTGGTGGAAAAGTCATGTTTAGAATCAACAGCGTCCATTATTCCCACAGTGTTAAATCTGATGCGTAAAGAGAAATTCATGTTTTGTGCAgaatgttttgcatttgtaaTCAAATACTGCTGAATAAATTTTGATAAAATGGTAAACacttattattgaaataaatgtaacaaaatgcataattttctCATGTTGCAACCAAATGCAATTAACTGAAGGCTGCAACATTTTCATGGTAACAGTTTATTTGTTGACTTTAGGCTTGATGACTTCACAAAAGACTTGGGATTCAATTTGCCACAGCTGATATCTTACACCAAACAGAAAGTACGTCATTTAAGGGAAACTGACTCTGTCTTgtactttaaataataaactcatgttaattttctttgtttcctgtcaGTTTGCACTGATTACCCAGAACCTGCAGGTCTGAACCCCACATGCAATCAAGTGTAAATGAGGTAAAGAGGTTCAGTGAGATAACTGTGTGCCAATTATAGAAAAATCATGTTCGTGGTAATTTCATTTGTTTACCCAGGTGTTAGGGAGGTAATAATGTCCAACAAGTTAAAAACTAAAGTGGAGTATGACCAGTGTCTTATATTCTTGCTTGCTTGTTAAGTCCATTAAGTGTTTATTACGTTCCTACTAGAGCTACTGCATAACATGGGGAAGGACTAGAAGTGGAGTTTGCCCAAACTCAAAATTCATTCCATTTGTTGACTTTTTATCCgacaaacacaaagtacagcatgattttgaaatgaaaggaaaataatacatcacttttcaggttttcagaAATGCAAATCTGTGAACACATTTATTCTGGTAACACTAAATAGAATAAACTAATTGCCTTCAgaagagtaaatattttaacGTTTTCAACAAACCACATAAGTGACAAAGTATTCATCTGAAAAAAGGTGTTCAGGACACAGAcgacagttaaaaaaaaataaaatctgtatcCAGAGCTTTTGTAGtacaaataaaagtatttcttaTAGCTTCATACAAATTAGACTTATTtgaaaatggtaaaataaataccTTTCTGTGAGTCTTAAAGGTTGCAAATCCCATAGCCAGAAACATTTCTCTTGTAcaacacaattaaataaaaataagctaaTGATACGCTAAGAAGTTTTGAAACTTTCCACCTTTTTTTTGCCTTATCTTCTCCTGGTGCAGTAAATAAACATGAGAAACATCTCTGCAAATATATTCAGATCTCAGAAATtgattaagaaaatgtttatgtttgaaAGGCTTAGTGCAGAGCGCAGCAGTAGCTAAACATGTAAATTCCATCCGAAGCTGCAGCAGTCTTTCTTTTCATATGAATGGATGTTTTAGGCCACAAAAGACACACAGCTGAGCGAAGTCTGTAGATACACGAGACCCGATCAACAGAACAGCAGATGGAGGGGATTTCTGTCCTCAAAGTGTTTTCTGAGATGAAGgagaaaggtcagaggtcagcggtAGGTGCAGTGGTGCTCCTGGTGCTGCCGCAGGTCCACTTTGTGCTGGAAGCTGTAGTGGCAGAGAGTGCAGCGGTAGGGCCGGTCGTCCCTGTGCTTTCGGCTGTGCGTGATGAGGTTGGAGCTCTGGCTGAATGCTTTGCCGCATATCTGGCAAACATGAGGCTTCTCCCCTGCAAAAGGCCAACAGGTCAAGGTTTAAGAGTTTCTGAAGGGTTGAATTGCACGTGATGTCATTCCTCTATTTCATTTCTACATGATATTAATGATTAAAATGCTActgattcaaattcaaaaatactttattgatcccaaagggaaattaaatgttgttgcaactcatattaatttaaattaagagTTACTGTAGATAGTAATGgatgttggcaggaaagatctcttgtAGGTGTCTGTGTTACAGTGAATttaaagaagcctctgactgaagacactgttttcCCAGGACAGTctcatgaataaataaatataaaaaactacTGATAGAAAGACGCACCAATAGACTTATACTGTCGTTTTCGTCTTCTATAGtaagataaaatgaaaagaaaatcctaCTTTTACTCAAAAAATACTTATACTTTTTGTGTAAAGAGTCCTTTTTCTGTTGCCAAgattaaaaccttttcaaattGTTGTAATTAAATCAGGAGTTGTGCAGCTAAACTCAGCATGCAGACAGGAATCGCTCTCTCTACGAGCAGCATGCGCCCCCTACTGGGTAGCAGCTAAactacagctctggaaaaaactaagagcccactgcactgactgaaaacctcctggttattccaccaaatattgatttctgaactcctcctgagttaaaatattagattattgtttctaaatgaatatgaagttgttttctttgtctgaaagcactgcatcttttttgttattttgaccatttctcattttctgctaataaatgcaaaatatttgcttggaatttcagagacatgttgtcagtagttcatagaataaaagaacaatgttcattttactcaaacatatacctataaaaagtaaaataagagaaacCGATCATTCTaagtggtctcttcattttttccagacctgtatataaaaatatataaaaagcgCAGCAGCTTA
Coding sequences within:
- the LOC116720022 gene encoding lysozyme g-like isoform X2, producing the protein MSYGDINRVEASGASEKTSQQDRLGYFGVRASETMAQTDSGRMNKYKSKINRVGSQSGIDPALIAAIISRESRAGNVLHDGWGDHGNAWGLMQVDIRHHHKEGDWDSEEHLRQATGILVHFIKRIQNKFPNWSKEQQLKGGIAAYNMGDGNVHSYENVDEKTTGKDYSNDVVARAKWYKRNGF
- the LOC116720022 gene encoding lysozyme g-like isoform X1, translating into MFTGYGDINRVEASGASEKTSQQDRLGYFGVRASETMAQTDSGRMNKYKSKINRVGSQSGIDPALIAAIISRESRAGNVLHDGWGDHGNAWGLMQVDIRHHHKEGDWDSEEHLRQATGILVHFIKRIQNKFPNWSKEQQLKGGIAAYNMGDGNVHSYENVDEKTTGKDYSNDVVARAKWYKRNGF
- the LOC116720022 gene encoding lysozyme g-like isoform X3, producing MSYGDINRVEASGASEKTSQQDRLGYFGVRASETMAQTDSGRMNKYKSKINRVGSQSGIDPALIAAIISRESRAGNVLHDGWGDHGNAWGLMQVDIRHHHKEGDWDSEEHLRQATGILVHFIKRIQNKFPNWSKEQQLKGGIAAYNMGDGNVHSYENVDEKTTGKDYSNDVVARAKWYKRNGF
- the LOC116720022 gene encoding lysozyme g-like isoform X4, with translation MAQTDSGRMNKYKSKINRVGSQSGIDPALIAAIISRESRAGNVLHDGWGDHGNAWGLMQVDIRHHHKEGDWDSEEHLRQATGILVHFIKRIQNKFPNWSKEQQLKGGIAAYNMGDGNVHSYENVDEKTTGKDYSNDVVARAKWYKRNGF